The following coding sequences are from one Candidatus Methylomirabilota bacterium window:
- a CDS encoding radical SAM protein has translation MSWTLKKKAQALLVEEQGTVRKDWGGKVAFALVYPNSYAVGMSNLGFQTIYRHLNALPDVVCERVFFPDPEDVTELRRTGGVPFSLESLRPLTDFHMLGFSVTYEGDYINVLRLLALAGIPLRAAERRQRDPLVLMGGVCAFSNPEPLAPFMDLIAVGEGEELVVELIERYRAAGADRETFLDALVGVEGIYVPERYDVTWEPGGVLAAVTPRAGAPAVVAKRRLRNVNAFETIATVKTPNAEYGHMALLEVGKGCGRGCRFCLEGQVYRPVRHRSVDALRETVARLAESGEKRIGLVGACVSDYPWIGDLLKIVEENGLEVSISSIRADSLTDDLVAALARGGHRTLTVAPEAGTERLRRAIRKAITDEQILAACDLVRAHGIPNLKTYFMLGQPTETRADVEAIPALAERMLERLRVLDPEGHPFGRLTLSISSFVPKPWTPFQWAPFDGADSLQTKLEIVKRGVRRFSNVRVLHENPREAALQALLARGDRRVAAFLELAAGFDGDWRRALREWEGDPGFYTTRVRPADERLPWDHFDVGVKKAGLLREWERAQAEGAVTAGAS, from the coding sequence ATGTCCTGGACGCTGAAGAAGAAAGCCCAGGCCCTGCTCGTCGAGGAGCAGGGCACGGTGCGAAAGGATTGGGGCGGGAAGGTCGCGTTCGCCCTCGTGTACCCGAACAGCTACGCCGTCGGGATGTCGAACCTCGGCTTCCAGACGATCTACCGGCACCTGAACGCGCTCCCCGACGTCGTCTGCGAGCGCGTGTTCTTCCCCGACCCCGAGGACGTCACCGAGCTCCGGCGCACCGGCGGCGTGCCGTTCTCGCTCGAGTCGCTCCGGCCGCTGACCGACTTCCACATGCTCGGCTTCTCGGTGACGTACGAGGGCGACTACATCAACGTCCTGCGCCTGCTCGCGCTGGCGGGCATCCCGCTGCGCGCCGCCGAGCGCCGGCAGCGCGACCCGCTCGTCCTGATGGGTGGAGTGTGCGCCTTCTCGAACCCCGAGCCCCTCGCGCCCTTCATGGACCTGATCGCCGTCGGCGAGGGCGAGGAGCTCGTCGTCGAGCTGATCGAGCGCTACCGGGCGGCCGGCGCGGACCGCGAGACCTTTCTCGACGCGCTCGTCGGCGTCGAGGGTATCTACGTGCCCGAGCGCTACGACGTCACCTGGGAGCCCGGCGGCGTGCTCGCGGCCGTCACGCCGCGCGCGGGAGCGCCGGCGGTGGTCGCCAAGCGGCGGCTCAGGAACGTCAACGCGTTCGAGACGATCGCGACCGTCAAGACGCCGAACGCCGAGTACGGCCACATGGCCCTCCTCGAAGTGGGCAAGGGCTGCGGCCGCGGCTGCCGCTTCTGTCTCGAGGGCCAGGTGTACCGGCCGGTGAGGCACCGGAGCGTGGACGCGCTTCGCGAGACCGTGGCGCGCCTCGCCGAGAGCGGCGAGAAGCGGATCGGGCTCGTCGGCGCGTGTGTCTCCGACTATCCGTGGATCGGCGACCTCCTGAAGATCGTCGAGGAGAACGGCCTCGAGGTGTCGATCTCCTCGATCCGCGCCGACAGCCTGACGGACGACCTCGTCGCGGCGCTCGCGCGCGGCGGCCACCGCACGCTGACCGTCGCGCCCGAGGCGGGCACCGAGCGGCTGCGCCGCGCGATCCGCAAGGCGATCACCGACGAGCAGATCCTCGCGGCCTGCGACCTCGTGCGCGCCCACGGGATCCCGAACCTCAAGACCTACTTCATGCTCGGTCAGCCCACGGAGACGCGCGCGGACGTGGAGGCGATCCCGGCGCTCGCCGAGAGGATGCTCGAGCGCCTGCGCGTCCTCGATCCGGAGGGACACCCGTTCGGGCGGCTCACGCTCTCGATCTCGTCCTTCGTGCCGAAGCCCTGGACGCCGTTCCAGTGGGCGCCCTTCGACGGCGCCGACTCGCTCCAGACGAAGCTCGAGATCGTCAAGCGCGGCGTGCGCCGCTTCTCGAACGTGCGGGTCCTCCACGAGAACCCGCGCGAGGCGGCGCTCCAGGCGCTGCTCGCGCGCGGCGACCGCCGCGTCGCGGCCTTTCTCGAGCTCGCCGCCGGGTTCGATGGCGACTGGCGGCGCGCGCTCCGCGAGTGGGAGGGCGATCCCGGCTTCTACACGACGCGCGTTCGACCGGCCGATGAGCGCCTGCCCTGGGACCACTTCGACGTCGGGGTCAAGAAGGCGGGGCTGCTCCGCGAGTGGGAGCGGGCCCAGGCCGAGGGCGCCGTCACCGCCGGCGCGTCGTGA
- the lgt gene encoding prolipoprotein diacylglyceryl transferase, with the protein MFSSPGAIAIQIGPIVIRWYGILMATAIVVGLWLAYRQAKRVGLPADDIIACAQWAILAGLVGARLYEVAFNWDYYGRYPSKIVAVWEGGLAIHGGLILGPLVGVWLARRWKLPVLRVLDVAAPSVALGQAIGRWGNFFNEEAFGRPTGLPWKLYISPAHRPLGFTQYDYFHPAFLYESVWDLLVFALLVAWLCARLRGRPGALFFCYLGLYSLGRFAIEGLRLDSFWLGSFRVAQLASIAGVLVAVVGLAWTRRGGSSAAAR; encoded by the coding sequence GTGTTCAGCTCGCCCGGCGCCATCGCCATCCAGATCGGCCCCATCGTCATCCGCTGGTACGGGATCCTCATGGCCACCGCGATCGTGGTCGGCCTCTGGCTCGCCTACCGGCAGGCGAAGCGCGTGGGCCTGCCCGCGGACGACATCATCGCCTGCGCGCAGTGGGCGATCCTCGCCGGGCTCGTCGGCGCGCGTCTCTACGAGGTCGCGTTCAACTGGGACTACTACGGCCGTTACCCGTCGAAGATCGTCGCGGTGTGGGAGGGCGGCCTCGCGATCCACGGCGGCCTGATCCTGGGCCCGCTCGTCGGCGTGTGGCTCGCGCGCCGCTGGAAGCTTCCCGTGCTGCGCGTCCTCGACGTGGCGGCGCCCTCCGTCGCGCTCGGCCAGGCGATCGGGCGGTGGGGGAACTTCTTCAACGAGGAGGCGTTCGGCCGGCCGACGGGCTTGCCGTGGAAGCTCTACATCTCGCCCGCCCACCGGCCGCTCGGCTTCACCCAGTACGACTACTTCCACCCGGCGTTCCTCTACGAGTCGGTCTGGGACCTCCTCGTTTTCGCGCTCCTCGTCGCCTGGCTGTGCGCGCGCCTGCGCGGGAGGCCGGGCGCGCTCTTCTTCTGCTACCTCGGCCTCTACTCCCTGGGCCGGTTCGCGATCGAGGGGCTGAGGCTCGACAGCTTCTGGCTGGGCTCCTTCCGCGTCGCCCAGCTCGCGAGCATCGCCGGCGTCCTCGTCGCCGTCGTGGGGCTCGCCTGGACGCGGCGCGGCGGGTCGTCGGCCGCCGCGCGCTGA
- the galT gene encoding galactose-1-phosphate uridylyltransferase: MPELRKDPVVGRWVIIATERARRPSDFAAAEPVRPTGTGCPFCPGREATTPPEILAGRAQGGPNEPGWSYRVIANKFPALRIEGDLEPTGEGLFDRMNGVGAHEIVIETPDHAASLATLSTDAVAGVLLAFRERIRDLKKDPRFEYVLVFKNHGEAAGASLEHPHSQLIATPIIPIMVADELAGSARYYAMKERCVWCDILRQERRGGRRRILEANGFVALAPFAPRFPFETWVLPIAHGAAYEDSSPDQLRGLAGLLGDFVRRMNRVLGDPPFNFMLHTAPLRDAPGDSFHWHLEIIPKLTHVAGFEWGSGFFINAMPPEDAAAALRAGG, from the coding sequence ATGCCCGAGCTCCGCAAGGACCCGGTCGTCGGGCGCTGGGTCATCATCGCGACCGAGCGCGCGCGGCGGCCGTCCGACTTCGCCGCCGCGGAGCCCGTCCGCCCCACGGGCACCGGCTGCCCCTTCTGTCCGGGCCGCGAGGCGACGACGCCGCCCGAGATCCTCGCGGGCCGCGCGCAGGGGGGGCCGAACGAGCCGGGATGGTCGTACCGCGTGATCGCGAACAAGTTTCCGGCGCTCCGGATCGAGGGCGACCTCGAGCCCACGGGCGAGGGGCTCTTCGACCGGATGAACGGCGTCGGCGCCCACGAGATCGTGATCGAGACACCGGACCACGCGGCCTCGCTCGCGACGCTCTCGACCGACGCCGTCGCCGGCGTCCTGCTGGCGTTCCGCGAGCGCATCCGTGATCTCAAGAAGGACCCGCGCTTCGAGTACGTGCTCGTGTTCAAGAACCACGGCGAGGCGGCGGGCGCCTCGCTCGAGCATCCGCACTCGCAGCTCATCGCGACGCCGATCATCCCGATCATGGTCGCCGACGAACTCGCCGGGTCGGCGCGCTATTACGCGATGAAGGAGCGCTGCGTCTGGTGCGACATCCTCCGGCAGGAGCGGCGCGGCGGGCGCCGCCGGATCCTCGAGGCGAACGGCTTCGTCGCCCTGGCGCCGTTCGCGCCGCGGTTTCCGTTCGAGACCTGGGTCCTGCCGATCGCCCACGGCGCCGCGTACGAGGACTCGAGCCCGGACCAGCTCCGCGGGCTCGCGGGGCTCCTGGGCGACTTCGTCCGGCGGATGAACCGGGTGCTCGGCGACCCGCCGTTCAACTTCATGCTCCACACGGCGCCCCTCCGGGACGCGCCGGGCGACTCCTTCCACTGGCACCTCGAGATCATTCCGAAGCTCACGCACGTCGCCGGGTTCGAGTGGGGGAGCGGCTTCTTCATCAACGCGATGCCGCCCGAGGACGCGGCCGCCGCCCTCCGGGCCGGCGGCTAG
- the moaA gene encoding GTP 3',8-cyclase MoaA, with translation MALLDTQNRPLSNLRISVTDRCNLRCAYCMPEEDYVWLPRAEILHFGEVAALVDVFMGLGVDKVRLTGGEPLLRRELPRFVRMLAAKPLRDLAMTTNGVLLAEHAPALKEAGLHRVTVSLDTLRPDRFAALTRRQSHAQVLEGIESLARAGFAGTKLDTVVIRGVNDDELADLIEFGKRVPAEVRFIEYMDVGGATRWSMDQVVSRKQMLEALEARYGRIEPIVEETSAPADRYRLPDGTVFGIIASTTAPFCSSCDRSRLTADGMWYLCLYAQRGVDLRGPFRRGASPEGLRELVAGGWRRRADRGAEERLALRERTPLVQIARLKEDPHLEMHTRGG, from the coding sequence ATGGCACTCCTCGACACGCAGAACCGGCCGCTCAGCAATCTTCGCATCTCGGTCACCGACCGGTGCAACCTCCGCTGCGCCTACTGCATGCCGGAGGAGGACTACGTCTGGCTCCCGCGCGCCGAGATCCTCCACTTCGGCGAGGTGGCGGCCCTCGTGGACGTGTTCATGGGCCTCGGCGTGGACAAGGTTCGTCTCACCGGCGGCGAGCCGCTCCTGCGCCGCGAGCTGCCGCGCTTCGTCCGGATGCTCGCGGCGAAGCCGCTGCGCGATCTCGCGATGACGACCAACGGCGTCCTCCTCGCCGAGCACGCGCCGGCGCTCAAGGAGGCCGGGCTCCATCGGGTCACGGTGAGCCTCGACACCCTGCGCCCCGATCGCTTCGCAGCGCTGACGCGCCGCCAGAGCCACGCTCAGGTCCTCGAAGGGATCGAGTCCCTCGCGCGCGCCGGCTTCGCCGGGACGAAGCTCGACACGGTGGTCATCCGTGGCGTGAACGACGACGAGCTCGCCGATCTCATCGAGTTCGGCAAGCGGGTGCCCGCGGAGGTCCGCTTCATCGAGTACATGGACGTCGGGGGCGCGACGCGCTGGTCCATGGACCAGGTCGTGAGCCGGAAGCAGATGCTCGAGGCGCTGGAGGCACGCTACGGCCGGATCGAGCCCATCGTGGAGGAAACCAGCGCGCCGGCTGACCGGTACCGGCTCCCCGACGGCACCGTCTTCGGCATCATCGCCTCCACGACCGCGCCGTTCTGCTCGAGCTGCGACCGGAGCCGGCTCACCGCGGACGGTATGTGGTACCTCTGCCTCTACGCCCAGCGCGGCGTCGACCTGCGCGGTCCGTTCCGCCGGGGCGCGAGTCCGGAGGGACTGCGCGAGCTCGTCGCCGGCGGCTGGCGGCGGCGCGCCGACCGCGGCGCCGAGGAGCGCCTGGCCCTGCGCGAGCGCACGCCGCTCGTCCAGATCGCGCGGCTCAAGGAGGACCCGCACCTGGAGATGCACACCCGCGGGGGCTAG
- a CDS encoding RtcB family protein: MQLEQVGSQLWRIPRDERRGMRVPGLVVADERLIASIRSDASLEQLANGATLPGIVRAALAMPDIHQGYGLPVGGVVATDAERGVVSPGAIGFDINCGVRLLRTGLEARELEGRLEALVDALYAAIPTGVGSRGVAALDARQLEEVLARGAAWAVEAGYGLAADLASIESEGRLEGADPGRVSPRARERGRGQLGTLGSGNHFLEVQVVDEVYDARAAAALGVAAGQVTLMIHTGSRGLGHQVCTDYLDLTGRALKRYGISVPDRQLACAPLDSDEASAYLGAMRAAANFAFANRQVLTHWARHVFRQALGEAARGLDMAVVYDVAHNIAKLEDHVVDGVPRRLLVHRKGATRAFPGQPVIVPGDMGRYSFLLLGTELAMRETFGSTCHGAGRLLSRTAAVKAARGRRIDQELRARGVVARATGRDALAEEMPEAYKDVKDVVDVVHRFGISTRVARLRPVGVIKG, translated from the coding sequence ATGCAGCTCGAGCAGGTCGGCTCCCAGCTCTGGCGGATTCCCCGCGACGAGCGGCGCGGCATGCGGGTGCCCGGCCTCGTCGTCGCCGACGAGCGCCTGATCGCGTCCATCAGGAGCGACGCCTCGCTCGAGCAGCTCGCCAACGGCGCCACGCTCCCGGGGATCGTCCGCGCGGCCCTCGCGATGCCCGACATCCACCAGGGCTACGGCCTGCCCGTCGGCGGCGTCGTCGCGACCGACGCGGAGCGGGGCGTCGTGAGCCCGGGAGCGATCGGCTTCGACATCAACTGCGGCGTGCGGCTCCTCCGTACCGGCCTCGAGGCGCGCGAGCTCGAGGGCCGCCTCGAGGCGCTCGTGGACGCGCTCTACGCCGCGATCCCGACGGGCGTCGGCTCGCGCGGCGTCGCGGCCCTCGACGCGCGGCAGCTCGAAGAGGTCCTGGCGCGCGGCGCCGCCTGGGCGGTCGAGGCCGGGTACGGGCTCGCCGCGGACCTCGCGTCCATCGAGTCGGAGGGCCGGCTCGAGGGCGCCGATCCCGGGCGCGTCTCGCCCCGCGCGCGAGAGCGCGGCCGCGGTCAGCTCGGCACGCTCGGCTCCGGCAACCACTTCCTCGAGGTGCAGGTGGTGGATGAGGTCTACGACGCGCGGGCCGCCGCGGCGCTCGGGGTCGCGGCGGGGCAGGTGACGCTCATGATCCACACGGGCTCGCGCGGCCTCGGACATCAGGTGTGCACCGACTACCTCGACCTCACCGGCCGGGCGCTCAAGCGCTACGGGATCAGCGTGCCCGACCGCCAGCTCGCGTGCGCGCCGCTCGACTCCGACGAGGCGAGCGCGTACCTCGGCGCGATGCGGGCGGCGGCCAACTTCGCCTTCGCGAACCGCCAGGTGCTGACGCACTGGGCGCGGCATGTCTTCCGCCAGGCGCTCGGCGAGGCGGCGCGCGGCCTCGACATGGCCGTCGTCTACGACGTCGCCCACAACATCGCCAAGCTCGAGGACCACGTCGTGGACGGCGTCCCGCGGCGCCTGCTCGTGCACCGCAAGGGGGCGACGCGGGCGTTCCCGGGCCAGCCGGTCATCGTGCCGGGCGACATGGGGCGCTACTCGTTCCTCCTCCTGGGCACCGAGCTGGCGATGCGCGAGACGTTCGGCAGCACGTGTCACGGTGCCGGCCGCCTGCTCTCGCGCACGGCGGCGGTGAAGGCGGCGCGCGGCCGGCGGATCGATCAAGAGCTGCGCGCACGCGGCGTCGTGGCCCGCGCCACCGGCCGCGACGCGCTCGCCGAGGAGATGCCCGAGGCCTACAAGGACGTGAAGGACGTCGTGGACGTCGTCCACCGCTTCGGCATCTCGACGCGCGTGGCGCGTCTCCGCCCCGTTGGGGTCATCAAGGGCTGA